A genomic stretch from Coffea arabica cultivar ET-39 chromosome 10c, Coffea Arabica ET-39 HiFi, whole genome shotgun sequence includes:
- the LOC113713649 gene encoding cell division control protein 2 homolog C — translation MEKYEKLEKVGEGTYGKVYKAKDKATGQLVALKKTRLEMDEEGVPPTALREVSLLQMLSQSLYVVRLLCVEHIVDGNKKNGGSDSGNGKPLLYLVFEYLDTDLKKFIDSHRKGPNPRPLPPSLIQSFLFQLCKGVAHCHSHGVLHRDLKPQNLLVDKDKGILKIADLGLGRAFTVPLKSYTHEIVTLWYRAPEVLLGSTHYSTAVDMWSVGCIFAEMVRRQALFPGDSEFQQLLHIFRLLGTPTEKQWPEVCSLRDWHVYPQWEPQNLARAVPSLGPDGVDLLSKMLKYDPAERISAKAALEHPFFDSLDKSQF, via the exons ATGGAGAAGTATGAGAAGCTTGAGAAGGTAGGGGAAGGGACTTATGGTAAGGTGTACAAAGCCAAGGACAAGGCTACTGGACAGTTGGTAGCCCTCAAGAAAACACGCTTGGAAATGGATGAGGAAGGTGTGCCCCCTACTGCTCTCCGTGAGGTGTCGCTGCTCCAGATGCTTTCCCAGTCCCTCTATGTGGTCCGTCTGCTATGTGTTGAGCATATTGTTGATGGCAACAAAAAGAATGGTGGCAGTGACAGTGGCAATGGCAAGCCCCTCCTCTACCTTGTCTTTGAGTACCTTGACACTGACCTCAAGAAGTTCATTGACTCCCACCGCAAGGGCCCCAACCCCAGGCCACTTCCACCTTCCCTCATCCAGAGCTTTCTCTTTCAGCTCTGCAAGGGTGTTGCCCACTGCCACAGCCATGGTGTACTCCACCGGGATCTCAAGCCCCAGAACCTTCTTGTTGATAAGGACAAGGGCATTCTAAAGATTGCTGATCTTGGACTTGGCAGGGCTTTCACTGTCCCACTCAAAAGCTACACCCACGAG ATCGTCACCCTCTGGTACAGAGCTCCAGAAGTTCTCTTGGGATCCACACATTACTCCACTGCTGTTGATATGTGGTCTGTTGGTTGCATTTTTG CTGAGATGGTAAGAAGGCAAGCCTTATTTCCAGGGGATTCTGAGTTTCAACAATTGCTTCATATATTCAG GCTGCTAGGGACACCTACGGAGAAGCAGTGGCCTGAAGTTTGCTCACTACGTGATTGGCATGTGTACCCCCAATGGGAGCCCCAGAACCTGGCACGAGCTGTTCCATCATTAGGGCCTGATGGTGTTGACCTTCTATCT AAGATGCTTAAGTATGATCCAGCTGAGAGAATATCAGCCAAAGCTGCGCTAGAACACCCCTTTTTTGACAGCCTTGATAAGTCTCAATTCTGA